One window of the Asticcacaulis sp. SL142 genome contains the following:
- a CDS encoding alpha-glucuronidase family glycosyl hydrolase, with protein sequence MLRWIVAVCALMLALPAQAEDGYDLWQRYRPVEAGYVIPATAIVSEGATPTLIAAAQELERGLSGLSGKMIETGTLRDNAIIIGTPSGSAAIALINPDLTKTGEEGYVIRTVRLNDKPVTIIAANRDIGVLYGVFEYLKLIQTRQPLERLNITEAPKVKLRVLNHWDNLDGSVERGYAGTTIWDWWKLPDVKHPRYTDYARANASVGINGTVLNNVNSNAVSLSPTYIAKTAALADIFRPYGIKVYLSARFSAPIEEGGLKTADPLDPAVRAWWKAKADEIYAAIPDFGGFLVKANSEGQPGPQDYKRSHADGANMLAEALKPHSGIVMWRAFVYSHEKPDDRHKQAYDEFKALDGQFADNVLVQVKNGAIDFQPREPFHPLFGAMPKTPLMMEFQITKEYLGFSTHLAYLGQYYEEALKTDTFANGKAGNTVAKVVEGTVDNHTLTGIAGVANIGMDRNWSGSDFDQANWYAFGRLAWNPQASSRAIADDWARMTFSNDPAFVAPVVDMMMTSRETVADYMTPLGLHHLMDTGHHYGPGPWVDNLERADWNPVYYHKADANGIGFDRMNNGSNAIAQYTPKAAKLWADPKTMDERYLLWFHHLPWDYTVKSGRTLWDEVAVTYSKGASDVTTMRNRWASLKPYVDAQRFEAVATNLMIQEREAKWWRDASVAYFQSISKRPLPAGYAAPEKSLDYYKSLKFPYAPGN encoded by the coding sequence ATGTTGCGATGGATAGTGGCGGTTTGCGCCCTTATGTTAGCGCTACCGGCGCAGGCCGAGGACGGCTATGACCTGTGGCAGAGATACCGTCCGGTCGAGGCGGGCTATGTCATCCCTGCCACCGCGATCGTTTCCGAAGGTGCCACCCCCACGCTGATCGCCGCCGCGCAAGAGCTTGAGCGCGGCTTGAGCGGCTTGTCGGGCAAGATGATCGAGACCGGCACCCTCCGCGATAACGCCATCATCATTGGCACGCCGTCCGGCTCTGCGGCCATCGCCCTCATTAATCCTGACCTGACCAAGACTGGCGAAGAAGGCTATGTTATCCGCACCGTGCGCCTGAACGATAAGCCGGTGACGATCATCGCCGCCAACCGCGATATCGGCGTGCTTTATGGTGTGTTTGAATATCTGAAACTGATCCAGACCCGCCAGCCGCTGGAACGCCTCAACATCACCGAGGCCCCAAAGGTCAAGCTGCGCGTCCTCAATCACTGGGATAATCTCGATGGCTCAGTTGAGCGCGGTTATGCGGGGACGACCATCTGGGACTGGTGGAAGCTGCCGGATGTTAAGCACCCGCGCTATACCGACTATGCCCGCGCCAATGCCTCGGTCGGGATCAACGGCACGGTGCTGAACAATGTCAATTCCAATGCGGTATCGTTGAGCCCAACCTATATCGCCAAGACCGCGGCCCTGGCCGATATCTTCCGCCCCTATGGTATTAAGGTCTATCTGTCGGCGCGCTTTTCGGCCCCGATAGAAGAGGGAGGTCTCAAAACCGCCGACCCGCTCGACCCCGCCGTGCGCGCATGGTGGAAGGCCAAGGCGGATGAAATCTATGCCGCTATTCCCGATTTTGGCGGCTTTCTGGTCAAGGCCAATAGTGAGGGCCAGCCCGGCCCGCAGGACTATAAGCGCAGCCATGCCGATGGGGCCAATATGCTGGCCGAGGCGTTAAAACCGCATAGCGGCATCGTCATGTGGCGGGCCTTTGTCTACAGCCACGAAAAGCCCGATGACCGCCACAAGCAGGCCTATGATGAGTTCAAGGCGCTGGATGGTCAGTTTGCTGACAATGTGCTGGTGCAGGTCAAGAACGGCGCCATCGATTTTCAGCCGCGTGAGCCTTTCCACCCCCTGTTCGGGGCCATGCCGAAGACGCCGCTGATGATGGAATTCCAGATCACTAAAGAATATCTCGGCTTTTCGACCCACCTCGCCTACCTCGGCCAATATTACGAAGAGGCGCTGAAAACCGACACCTTTGCAAACGGTAAGGCGGGCAACACCGTCGCCAAGGTCGTCGAAGGTACGGTCGATAACCACACATTGACCGGTATTGCGGGTGTGGCCAATATCGGCATGGATCGCAACTGGTCGGGTTCTGATTTCGATCAGGCCAACTGGTACGCTTTCGGGCGGCTGGCCTGGAACCCGCAGGCTTCATCGCGCGCCATTGCCGATGACTGGGCCCGTATGACCTTTTCCAATGATCCGGCCTTTGTGGCACCGGTGGTCGATATGATGATGACCTCACGCGAAACCGTGGCCGATTACATGACGCCGCTGGGGCTGCATCATCTGATGGATACCGGCCACCACTATGGGCCGGGACCGTGGGTCGATAATCTGGAGCGCGCCGACTGGAACCCGGTCTATTATCATAAGGCCGATGCGAACGGGATTGGCTTTGACCGGATGAACAACGGCTCGAACGCCATTGCTCAGTACACCCCAAAAGCCGCCAAACTCTGGGCTGACCCAAAGACCATGGATGAGCGCTATCTGCTGTGGTTCCATCATTTGCCGTGGGATTATACGGTCAAATCGGGACGTACCCTGTGGGATGAAGTGGCGGTGACCTACTCCAAAGGCGCATCTGATGTGACCACAATGCGCAATCGCTGGGCGTCGCTTAAGCCTTATGTCGATGCGCAACGCTTTGAGGCGGTGGCGACCAATCTGATGATTCAGGAACGCGAGGCCAAATGGTGGCGCGATGCGTCGGTGGCCTATTTCCAGTCGATCTCCAAACGCCCGCTGCCCGCCGGTTATGCCGCGCCGGAAAAGTCGCTGGACTATTATAAGTCGCTGAAATTTCCCTATGCACCGGGGAATTAG
- a CDS encoding DUF6629 family protein, whose translation MCFSAPVSFAASAFIATAGVMALRETQLKTERPFASVPLLFAIQQFIEGCLWVLLPQMGTGAATHALTQGYAVFIGVIWPIIIPLSILLIEPDLIRKRLMQVVLLLGVAVAAFTLMIILKYGVAVQMVNQCLVYTNPVGGGFWIRSAYVVATCAAFFISSHVSVRVIGTAMVVGFAVAYSFFRLNYPSVWCFFAALVSALTYWHFRRKKTGDVKETLTV comes from the coding sequence ATGTGTTTTTCGGCCCCGGTCAGCTTTGCCGCCAGCGCCTTTATCGCCACGGCCGGCGTCATGGCCCTGCGCGAAACGCAATTAAAGACTGAGCGGCCATTCGCGTCTGTGCCGCTGTTGTTTGCCATCCAGCAATTTATCGAAGGCTGCCTGTGGGTCTTGTTACCACAAATGGGAACCGGGGCGGCCACCCACGCCCTGACCCAGGGTTACGCCGTATTTATCGGGGTGATCTGGCCGATCATCATACCCCTGTCGATTCTGCTGATCGAGCCTGACCTGATCCGCAAACGGCTGATGCAGGTGGTTCTGCTGCTGGGGGTTGCCGTGGCCGCCTTTACGCTGATGATCATCCTGAAATACGGCGTGGCCGTGCAAATGGTCAATCAGTGTCTGGTCTACACCAATCCGGTCGGGGGCGGGTTCTGGATCCGCAGCGCCTATGTGGTCGCGACCTGCGCAGCGTTCTTTATCTCAAGCCATGTCAGCGTGCGTGTGATTGGCACGGCCATGGTGGTGGGCTTTGCCGTGGCCTACAGCTTTTTCAGGCTTAACTACCCATCCGTGTGGTGTTTCTTTGCCGCACTGGTAAGCGCCCTCACCTACTGGCATTTCCGACGCAAAAAGACAGGTGACGTTAAGGAAACCCTTACGGTGTAA
- the trhA gene encoding PAQR family membrane homeostasis protein TrhA, giving the protein MTSSVVTSDHYPTPTERRADLIVHVVGLCMALFGGGIALGLAISHGYLGKVAAVSVYALGFVAMLAFSTAYNFAKPNWQPFLRRLDHAGIFLMIAASYTPFTTQALEGGWAIGMTVAVWTLAGLGMAGKLFLPHLSKVIWIVFYLALGWLILIAIKPMIREVPMPALIMLAAGGVLYSVGTIFYMNKRLKFRRAIWHGHVLAGASAHYVAILVGIVLAVK; this is encoded by the coding sequence ATGACCTCATCTGTCGTTACATCTGACCATTACCCCACACCTACGGAACGTCGCGCCGACCTGATCGTGCATGTGGTCGGCCTGTGCATGGCCCTGTTTGGGGGCGGCATTGCACTCGGATTAGCCATAAGCCACGGCTATCTGGGCAAGGTCGCCGCCGTCAGCGTCTATGCGCTTGGCTTTGTCGCCATGCTGGCCTTTTCGACCGCCTATAACTTCGCCAAGCCGAACTGGCAGCCGTTTCTGCGACGGCTGGACCACGCTGGCATTTTCCTGATGATTGCCGCCAGCTACACGCCCTTTACCACTCAGGCGCTGGAGGGCGGCTGGGCGATCGGCATGACGGTGGCGGTCTGGACGCTGGCGGGCTTGGGCATGGCCGGAAAGCTGTTTTTGCCGCACCTGAGCAAGGTCATCTGGATCGTGTTCTATCTGGCGCTCGGCTGGCTGATTTTGATTGCGATCAAGCCCATGATCCGCGAAGTGCCCATGCCCGCTCTGATTATGCTGGCGGCGGGTGGCGTGCTCTATAGCGTGGGCACGATTTTTTACATGAATAAGCGCCTGAAATTTCGCCGCGCCATCTGGCATGGCCATGTGCTGGCGGGCGCCTCGGCCCACTATGTCGCTATCCTTGTGGGTATTGTGCTGGCGGTGAAATAG
- a CDS encoding ATP-binding protein has product MRPTTLLRQTLAGTILIVILSQVLTIAAMSLLVVRPQIDRAARMMAQNVVTLTQGYNAAAPETRTAMIQRLKNSTYLEIWTGDTPPDRSGPPPRYMERRFMRALADQLDTQSQMSWRTDGNRKLWVQVYLGDDPYWISFKPRAFTAPNGVIIVLGVIAVALSSAMAYWLSRKLVRPLEDLRVATDELHLSSGPPALREDGPAEIAALSRSFNAMTARLNQADADRTLVLAGISHDLRTPLAKLRLVLDMADIEDADLRASAGRQIDTIERILSQFLQFARGYEQEPKGLIAAGSFMNDLGRDYIDRDVYFEASPGLVFTGRREALRRAVINLIENALRYGAVPVEVSACAVAGDIILTVRDQGAGFGADEAALYRQPFVRGDDARQPHLSEATGGTGLGLAMVDQIAVLHGGQLEFERSDNGFETRLVLKDALRR; this is encoded by the coding sequence ATGAGACCGACAACGCTTTTACGCCAGACCTTGGCGGGCACCATACTGATTGTGATCCTGAGTCAGGTTCTGACGATTGCGGCGATGAGCCTGCTGGTCGTGCGGCCCCAGATCGACCGGGCCGCCCGCATGATGGCCCAGAATGTCGTGACCCTGACCCAAGGCTATAATGCGGCGGCCCCTGAAACGCGCACCGCCATGATCCAGCGCTTGAAAAACTCTACATATCTTGAGATTTGGACGGGTGATACGCCGCCTGACCGCTCCGGCCCGCCGCCGCGCTATATGGAGCGGCGGTTTATGCGCGCCCTGGCCGATCAGCTGGATACCCAGAGCCAGATGTCGTGGCGAACCGACGGTAACCGCAAACTATGGGTACAGGTCTATCTGGGGGATGATCCCTATTGGATCAGCTTTAAACCGAGGGCGTTTACGGCCCCCAATGGCGTCATCATCGTTTTGGGCGTGATTGCGGTCGCCCTGTCGTCGGCCATGGCCTACTGGCTGAGCCGCAAGCTGGTTCGCCCGCTGGAGGACTTACGGGTCGCGACCGATGAGTTACACCTGTCGTCAGGGCCTCCGGCCCTGCGCGAAGACGGCCCCGCCGAGATCGCCGCCCTTAGCCGCAGTTTCAACGCCATGACGGCCCGGCTCAATCAGGCCGACGCCGACCGGACGTTGGTTCTGGCCGGAATTTCCCACGACCTGAGAACGCCTCTGGCCAAGCTGCGGCTGGTGCTGGATATGGCCGATATTGAGGATGCCGATCTGCGCGCCAGTGCGGGCCGTCAGATCGATACCATTGAGCGCATCCTGTCGCAGTTCCTGCAGTTCGCGCGCGGCTATGAGCAGGAACCCAAGGGTCTGATCGCGGCGGGCAGTTTTATGAATGACCTTGGCCGGGATTATATCGACCGTGACGTGTATTTTGAGGCGTCACCAGGTCTTGTCTTTACGGGGCGGCGTGAGGCCCTGCGTCGGGCGGTCATCAATCTGATTGAAAATGCCCTGCGTTATGGGGCGGTGCCGGTTGAGGTCAGTGCGTGCGCTGTGGCGGGCGATATCATCCTTACAGTGCGTGATCAGGGGGCGGGCTTTGGTGCGGATGAGGCTGCACTCTATCGCCAGCCCTTTGTGCGCGGTGACGATGCCCGCCAGCCGCATCTGTCTGAGGCAACCGGCGGCACAGGTCTGGGGCTGGCCATGGTCGATCAGATTGCCGTTTTGCATGGCGGACAGTTAGAATTTGAGCGTTCTGATAACGGGTTTGAGACGCGATTGGTGCTCAAGGACGCGCTTCGCCGTTAA
- a CDS encoding response regulator produces MGMTKGKIAVLDDDQEMRGLLQRYLSENQYGVRTFGEAASLYKHLTREVADLIILDLMMPGEDGLSVCRRLRAGGDMTPIIMLTARGDPVDRVIGLEMGADDYLGKPFLPRELLARIDAVLRRRSGTSTALTGDGQVRFGRFCLDLARMSLTRDGVNIDLSTREFVLLKTLIDHAGRPLTRARIIDLALGRDAEVTDRAIDVQVARLRKVIEDDPANPVWIKTVWGHGYVFASDTGVQNP; encoded by the coding sequence ATGGGCATGACTAAGGGCAAGATTGCGGTACTGGATGACGATCAGGAAATGCGCGGTCTGCTGCAACGGTATTTGAGCGAAAATCAGTATGGGGTGCGCACCTTTGGCGAGGCGGCGTCCCTCTATAAGCACCTGACGCGCGAAGTGGCCGATCTGATTATTCTCGATCTGATGATGCCGGGTGAGGATGGCCTGTCGGTGTGCCGAAGGCTGCGGGCGGGTGGCGACATGACGCCGATCATCATGCTGACCGCCAGAGGCGATCCGGTTGACCGGGTGATCGGCCTTGAGATGGGGGCGGACGATTATCTGGGTAAGCCCTTTCTGCCGCGTGAGCTTTTGGCGCGGATCGATGCCGTGCTGCGCCGCCGCTCAGGCACGTCCACGGCCCTGACCGGAGACGGGCAGGTTCGGTTTGGCCGGTTTTGCCTCGATCTGGCGCGCATGAGCCTGACGCGGGACGGGGTGAACATTGACCTGTCGACGCGGGAGTTTGTGCTGCTGAAAACTCTGATCGATCATGCGGGCAGGCCTCTGACCCGCGCCCGCATCATTGATCTGGCGCTGGGGCGCGATGCCGAGGTTACGGATCGTGCGATCGATGTTCAGGTGGCCAGATTACGAAAGGTCATCGAAGATGATCCCGCCAACCCGGTCTGGATAAAGACGGTCTGGGGTCACGGCTATGTCTTTGCGTCGGATACAGGGGTGCAAAATCCATGA
- a CDS encoding EF-hand domain-containing protein — protein MIRTFYALAAVLALNATSVHAQPKAADPDRLADRLEAADANRDGMVTRQEFIAHRGTQFSKFDRNGDSYLTDKDIPRLAAYGERSQKFKAMMLTFDSNNDGRVSRTEFTSGPTMAFDMAETDRNGTVDGFELKHIKRKG, from the coding sequence ATGATTCGAACCTTTTATGCCCTGGCCGCCGTGCTGGCCTTGAACGCGACCTCTGTCCACGCCCAGCCCAAAGCCGCCGACCCTGACCGTCTGGCCGACCGCCTCGAAGCGGCTGATGCCAATCGCGACGGCATGGTAACCCGTCAGGAATTTATAGCCCATCGCGGCACGCAATTCAGCAAGTTCGACCGCAACGGCGATAGCTACCTCACCGATAAGGACATACCCCGGCTTGCCGCCTACGGCGAACGCAGCCAAAAGTTCAAAGCCATGATGCTGACCTTTGACAGCAATAATGATGGCCGCGTCAGCCGCACAGAATTCACCAGCGGCCCGACCATGGCCTTTGATATGGCCGAGACTGACCGGAATGGCACGGTTGATGGCTTTGAGTTAAAACACATCAAGCGCAAAGGCTAA
- a CDS encoding MBOAT family O-acyltransferase has protein sequence MLFNSIEFIVFFIATVVSYMLMPQRLRLPLLLIASLVFYGWSGPLFLVHLLVAATLVYYFALAIEKAEDKPRKQMILTIAIVLLVLNLVGFKYTSFFNETLRGLFGWFGASYDVPVLNIILPLGISFYTFLMIGYLIDTFRGDKAERDPWVFGTFVFFFPKMIAGPIERGKNLLPQLRSPLTGFDYALMTAGLQLMLWGAFKKVVVADRIAPFVNRVYDDPHAFDGVAMVFATWLYAFQLYFDFSGYTDIALGAAMVFGIKLLPNFNRPYFAVSIQDFWKRWHISLSSWLNDYVYTPFSRSRWTGLKMYNLMLAGMMLTFVVSGFWHGANWTFIVWGALHGTYVVVSLLAQKPWNKFAKNSGLTKRPKTYRALKIGVTFFLVCFAYIFFRSDSLADAGYIITHMHTGWGSFAGGIRSVIDGKLAEMALAILGIIVVMAPEWYKDHAKVGTIYRALPSWQRWGLVYAATVAVVILGAYYNLDQKFIYFRF, from the coding sequence GTGCTGTTCAATTCAATTGAATTTATTGTCTTTTTTATAGCGACTGTGGTCAGCTACATGCTGATGCCACAGCGTCTGCGCCTACCCCTTTTGCTGATCGCCAGTCTGGTATTTTATGGCTGGTCAGGGCCTTTGTTTCTTGTGCATTTGCTGGTGGCAGCAACCCTCGTCTACTATTTCGCACTCGCGATAGAAAAGGCCGAGGATAAGCCCCGAAAGCAGATGATCCTGACCATCGCCATTGTGCTGTTGGTGCTCAATCTGGTCGGTTTTAAGTATACCTCGTTCTTCAATGAAACTTTGCGCGGCCTGTTTGGCTGGTTTGGGGCGTCCTATGATGTCCCGGTTCTGAACATCATCCTGCCGCTTGGGATTTCGTTCTACACCTTCCTGATGATCGGTTATCTGATCGACACCTTCAGAGGTGACAAAGCCGAGCGCGATCCATGGGTGTTTGGCACCTTTGTGTTCTTCTTCCCCAAAATGATCGCGGGCCCCATTGAGCGCGGCAAGAACCTGCTGCCGCAACTGCGCAGCCCCCTCACAGGCTTTGACTACGCCTTAATGACCGCGGGCCTGCAACTGATGCTGTGGGGCGCGTTCAAAAAAGTCGTGGTCGCTGACCGGATCGCGCCGTTCGTCAACCGTGTCTATGATGATCCCCATGCCTTTGACGGCGTGGCCATGGTGTTTGCAACCTGGCTCTATGCCTTTCAGCTTTATTTTGATTTCAGCGGCTATACCGATATCGCGCTCGGTGCCGCCATGGTGTTTGGGATCAAGCTGCTGCCAAACTTCAATCGCCCCTATTTTGCGGTTTCCATTCAGGACTTCTGGAAGCGCTGGCATATATCTTTGAGCTCATGGCTTAACGACTACGTCTATACGCCGTTTTCGCGCAGCCGCTGGACCGGGCTTAAGATGTATAATCTGATGCTGGCCGGGATGATGCTGACCTTTGTGGTATCGGGTTTCTGGCACGGCGCCAACTGGACGTTCATCGTCTGGGGCGCGCTGCACGGCACCTATGTGGTCGTGTCATTGCTGGCGCAAAAGCCGTGGAACAAGTTTGCCAAAAACTCCGGCCTGACCAAGCGCCCCAAGACCTACCGCGCGCTCAAAATCGGCGTGACATTCTTCCTGGTCTGCTTTGCCTATATATTCTTCCGCTCAGACTCGCTGGCCGATGCCGGCTATATCATCACCCATATGCACACCGGCTGGGGTAGTTTTGCGGGCGGCATCCGTTCTGTGATCGATGGTAAGCTGGCCGAAATGGCGCTGGCGATCCTCGGCATCATCGTGGTCATGGCTCCGGAATGGTATAAGGATCATGCCAAGGTCGGCACTATCTACCGCGCTCTGCCGTCATGGCAGCGCTGGGGTCTGGTCTATGCCGCCACGGTCGCTGTCGTCATTCTGGGGGCCTATTACAACCTCGACCAAAAATTCATCTATTTCAGGTTCTGA
- a CDS encoding acyl carrier protein → MTEDQIYAAIVEIISQTLDDKGLDVPEITPATEVLGDELGIDSLDLATLVSELEKKIGFDPFAKGFIEFKTVGELTKLYVR, encoded by the coding sequence ATGACCGAAGACCAAATCTACGCCGCCATCGTTGAAATCATCAGCCAGACCCTGGACGATAAGGGCCTCGACGTGCCGGAAATCACCCCTGCCACCGAAGTTCTGGGTGATGAGCTCGGTATCGACTCGCTTGATCTGGCTACCCTCGTGTCCGAGCTGGAAAAGAAGATCGGTTTTGATCCATTCGCCAAGGGCTTCATTGAGTTCAAGACGGTCGGTGAGCTGACCAAGCTTTACGTGCGTTAA
- a CDS encoding class I adenylate-forming enzyme family protein, producing the protein MRMGLDLIPGDDTPLVARGEALFTRGDIRARADDLSAAITERGISRVLVRSDDSALILEAIDACDRAGADLFIAHTTIAEDRIEAICAEHGIGLVLNGERDWRTATPSPSESRIYMMTSGTTGMPKVAGHSLQSLLAKAKAGVKRRPDQGGRWVLTYQPTGFAGIQVSLTAALWGGLLITPSERTIGGFYHVSRHWNGTHISGTPTFWRSFLMVADPTQLSLQQITLGGEAADQATLDRIRKAFPDTRVTHTYASTEAGVVYAVHDGLEGFPAAWLEAAPSGVALRIKDGFLQIKTPHMMSGYLSAASQPLLDDGWLATADLVELAGDRVKVLGRDDNTINVGGSKVYPLPVEALILKQDGVVEARVYGQPNPVTGALVAADVVLEAGADEKAARKAILTACREALPAYSVPRSLNFVDKIAVSAANKKG; encoded by the coding sequence ATGCGGATGGGGCTGGATCTCATACCCGGAGACGACACGCCGCTGGTGGCGCGGGGCGAAGCCCTGTTCACCCGCGGCGATATCCGGGCACGCGCCGATGACCTGTCGGCGGCCATTACCGAGCGCGGGATTTCCCGCGTTCTGGTGCGCAGTGACGATTCCGCCCTGATCCTTGAAGCGATCGATGCCTGCGACCGGGCGGGGGCGGATCTGTTCATCGCCCACACCACGATTGCCGAGGACCGTATAGAGGCCATCTGCGCCGAACACGGCATTGGGCTGGTGCTGAACGGAGAGCGGGACTGGCGCACCGCCACGCCATCGCCATCTGAGAGCCGCATCTATATGATGACGTCGGGTACGACGGGTATGCCCAAGGTCGCTGGCCACTCCCTGCAAAGCCTGCTGGCCAAGGCCAAGGCCGGCGTCAAGCGCCGTCCCGATCAGGGCGGGCGCTGGGTGCTGACCTATCAGCCGACCGGCTTTGCCGGTATTCAAGTGTCATTGACCGCGGCTCTGTGGGGCGGTCTGCTGATCACACCGTCCGAGCGCACTATCGGCGGATTCTATCACGTTAGCCGCCACTGGAACGGCACCCATATTTCCGGCACGCCGACCTTTTGGCGGTCGTTCCTGATGGTCGCTGATCCCACGCAATTAAGCCTTCAACAGATTACCCTGGGCGGCGAAGCGGCGGATCAGGCGACGCTTGACCGTATCCGTAAAGCCTTCCCCGACACCCGCGTCACCCACACCTATGCCTCAACTGAAGCGGGCGTGGTCTATGCGGTTCACGACGGCCTTGAAGGCTTTCCGGCGGCATGGCTTGAGGCTGCACCCTCCGGCGTGGCCCTTCGTATCAAGGACGGCTTCCTGCAAATCAAGACCCCCCATATGATGTCGGGTTACCTGTCAGCGGCGTCACAACCGCTGCTGGATGATGGCTGGCTCGCCACCGCCGATCTGGTCGAACTGGCCGGAGACCGCGTTAAGGTGCTGGGCCGTGATGACAATACCATCAATGTCGGCGGCTCAAAGGTCTACCCTTTGCCGGTTGAGGCCCTGATCCTGAAACAGGATGGGGTGGTTGAGGCCCGCGTCTATGGTCAGCCCAATCCGGTCACCGGCGCGCTGGTCGCGGCCGATGTGGTGCTTGAGGCCGGGGCCGATGAAAAGGCTGCCCGTAAGGCGATCCTGACCGCCTGCCGCGAAGCCCTGCCCGCCTATTCGGTGCCCAGATCACTTAATTTTGTCGATAAGATCGCGGTCTCGGCTGCCAATAAAAAGGGATAG
- a CDS encoding SDR family NAD(P)-dependent oxidoreductase: MRHVIVTGGSRGLGAVMIEGLLADGYRVSTCSRKKTDNIARLEAHPEYGQYFFWQACEVGEADQVDAFVEAAVAWAGEDGLWGLVNNAGVAQAGILASFPNVESERIIKINLLGTIQMARAASKVMLAQKPSENQGGRIINISSIIGTRGYNGLSAYSASKAGVDGFSRALARELGRRQITVNSVAPGYVATEMSSTLSPSQLKQIVGRTPLGRLADEDDILNAVRFFLSDGARMITGQTLIIDGGIST; encoded by the coding sequence ATGCGTCACGTTATTGTCACCGGCGGCAGCCGCGGTTTGGGCGCGGTGATGATCGAAGGTCTTCTGGCCGACGGTTATCGCGTCTCGACCTGTAGTCGCAAGAAAACCGACAATATTGCCCGCCTTGAGGCCCATCCCGAATATGGTCAATACTTCTTCTGGCAGGCCTGCGAAGTCGGTGAAGCCGATCAGGTTGATGCCTTTGTCGAAGCCGCCGTCGCATGGGCGGGCGAGGATGGCCTGTGGGGTCTGGTCAACAATGCCGGTGTCGCTCAGGCCGGGATTCTGGCCTCCTTCCCCAATGTCGAGAGCGAGCGGATCATAAAGATCAATCTGCTCGGCACCATTCAGATGGCGCGCGCCGCCTCCAAGGTCATGCTGGCGCAAAAGCCATCCGAGAACCAGGGCGGGCGGATCATCAATATTTCCTCGATCATCGGCACGCGTGGCTATAATGGTCTGTCGGCCTATTCGGCCTCCAAGGCGGGTGTCGATGGGTTTAGTCGGGCTCTGGCGCGCGAACTGGGTAGGCGTCAAATCACGGTCAACAGCGTCGCCCCCGGCTATGTGGCGACTGAAATGTCATCGACCCTTAGCCCATCACAGCTCAAGCAGATTGTGGGCCGCACGCCGCTGGGGCGGCTGGCTGATGAGGATGATATCCTAAACGCCGTACGCTTTTTCCTGAGCGATGGGGCGCGCATGATCACGGGTCAGACCCTGATCATCGATGGTGGCATTAGTACCTAA
- a CDS encoding glycosyltransferase family 2 protein encodes MTRKPLLSLVTPAYNEAEGIQAFHARAQAVMESLDGLDYEMIYVDDGSRDDSFKIMSEFAATNPRVKVVKFSRNFGHQIAITAGLDHACGDAIVFIDADLQDPPELIHEMITKWRDGFDVVYAKRARREGETRFKLWTAAIFYRLLRSLSNIDIPQDVGDFRLISARVANELRAMREKDRFIRGLVSWVGFPQTFVLYDRDERFAGETKYPLKKMLKFAFDGITSFSNTPLKVATWMGYGASALAFLYLASVFVQWAFGITVEGWATMMVAMLFLGGVQLICIGILGEYLGRIFNEIKPRPVYIVQEVASSAETITNDLETPASMAAFAEHGRR; translated from the coding sequence ATGACGCGCAAACCTTTGCTGTCTCTGGTGACCCCCGCTTATAACGAAGCGGAAGGTATTCAGGCGTTTCATGCGCGCGCTCAGGCCGTCATGGAAAGCCTCGATGGGCTGGATTATGAAATGATCTATGTCGATGACGGCAGCCGTGATGACAGTTTTAAGATCATGAGCGAATTTGCGGCCACCAATCCGCGCGTCAAGGTCGTCAAGTTTTCGCGTAATTTCGGCCACCAGATCGCCATTACCGCCGGCCTTGATCACGCATGCGGCGACGCCATAGTCTTTATCGATGCCGACCTGCAGGACCCGCCTGAACTGATCCACGAGATGATCACAAAATGGCGCGACGGCTTTGACGTGGTCTATGCTAAACGCGCCCGCCGCGAAGGTGAGACCAGGTTCAAGCTGTGGACCGCAGCAATTTTTTACCGCTTGCTGCGCTCGCTTTCCAATATCGACATCCCGCAGGATGTCGGTGATTTCCGCCTGATCTCTGCCCGGGTGGCCAATGAACTGCGGGCCATGCGTGAAAAAGACCGCTTCATTCGCGGGCTGGTGAGTTGGGTCGGCTTCCCGCAGACCTTCGTCCTCTATGACCGCGATGAACGCTTTGCCGGGGAAACCAAGTACCCGCTCAAGAAAATGCTGAAATTTGCCTTTGACGGCATTACCTCGTTTTCCAATACCCCACTTAAGGTCGCGACCTGGATGGGCTACGGCGCGTCGGCGCTGGCGTTTCTTTACCTTGCGTCCGTGTTCGTGCAGTGGGCCTTTGGCATCACGGTCGAAGGCTGGGCCACCATGATGGTCGCCATGCTGTTCTTAGGGGGCGTGCAGTTAATCTGTATCGGGATTTTAGGCGAATATCTCGGCCGTATCTTCAACGAGATTAAACCCCGCCCCGTCTATATCGTGCAGGAAGTCGCCAGTTCCGCTGAGACCATCACCAACGACCTTGAAACGCCTGCCTCGATGGCAGCCTTTGCCGAACACGGCCGGAGATAG